Proteins from a genomic interval of Paenibacillus sp. FSL R5-0623:
- the trmFO gene encoding FADH(2)-oxidizing methylenetetrahydrofolate--tRNA-(uracil(54)-C(5))-methyltransferase TrmFO codes for MTNEQQVTVIGAGLAGTEAAWQIASRGVRVKLYEMRPVVKTPAHHTDKFAELVCSNSLRANGLTNAVGVLKEEMRMLNSLVLSAADKHAVPAGGALAVDRDGFSGEITSTLHRHPLIEVVNEELTSLPEDGIVVVATGPLTSPALSEQIKALMGEEYFYFYDAAAPIIEKDSIDMNKVYLASRYDKGEAAYLNCPMTEEEFDVFYEALITAEVAQLKEFEKEIYFEGCMPIEVMMKRGKQTALFGPMKPVGLVNPHTGELPHAVVQLRQDNAAGTLYNLVGFQTHLKWGEQKRVFSLIPGLENAEFVRYGVMHRNTFINSPKLLLPTYQFKERPNLFFAGQMTGVEGYVESAASGLIAGMNAAKAALGQELVVLPVETTLGSMAQYITTADFKHFQPMNANFGLLPKLETKIRNKKEKNEALAQRALDGITSFAAAEGLTVPERV; via the coding sequence TTGACGAATGAACAACAAGTAACCGTTATTGGTGCCGGGCTGGCAGGAACAGAAGCGGCCTGGCAGATTGCAAGTCGCGGCGTACGCGTAAAATTATACGAGATGAGACCTGTTGTGAAAACGCCAGCTCATCATACGGATAAATTTGCAGAACTGGTGTGTAGCAACTCGCTGCGTGCGAATGGATTGACCAATGCAGTGGGTGTGTTAAAAGAAGAAATGAGAATGCTCAATTCTCTCGTATTGTCAGCAGCAGACAAACATGCAGTTCCCGCAGGTGGGGCACTTGCTGTGGACCGGGATGGATTTTCAGGTGAGATTACATCTACGTTGCACCGGCATCCGCTCATCGAAGTGGTGAATGAGGAACTAACTTCTCTGCCGGAAGATGGCATCGTTGTTGTTGCAACGGGGCCGCTGACCTCACCTGCATTGTCTGAGCAAATCAAGGCACTAATGGGAGAAGAGTATTTCTACTTCTATGATGCAGCTGCACCGATTATCGAAAAAGATTCAATTGATATGAACAAGGTTTATCTGGCTTCCCGTTATGATAAAGGCGAAGCGGCATATCTGAACTGTCCCATGACAGAAGAAGAATTTGATGTCTTCTATGAAGCTCTCATTACTGCTGAGGTTGCTCAATTAAAAGAGTTCGAGAAAGAAATCTACTTTGAAGGCTGTATGCCAATCGAAGTGATGATGAAACGCGGAAAACAGACGGCTCTGTTTGGTCCAATGAAACCGGTAGGTCTGGTTAACCCTCATACAGGAGAGTTACCACATGCGGTTGTTCAGCTTAGACAGGACAATGCAGCTGGAACCCTGTATAACTTGGTTGGCTTCCAGACGCATCTGAAATGGGGAGAACAGAAACGGGTCTTTTCCCTTATTCCTGGACTTGAAAATGCAGAGTTCGTTCGTTATGGCGTAATGCACCGTAATACATTTATTAATTCTCCTAAACTGCTTCTTCCGACGTATCAGTTTAAAGAGCGTCCTAACTTGTTCTTTGCAGGTCAGATGACGGGTGTAGAAGGTTATGTAGAATCTGCTGCATCAGGGCTTATTGCCGGCATGAACGCAGCCAAAGCAGCACTTGGGCAGGAACTGGTGGTATTGCCCGTAGAAACAACACTTGGCAGTATGGCTCAGTATATTACAACGGCTGACTTCAAGCACTTCCAACCAATGAACGCAAACTTTGGTTTGTTGCCGAAGCTGGAAACAAAGATTCGTAACAAAAAGGAAAAAAATGAAGCTCTTGCACAGCGTGCCCTGGATGGCATCACCAGTTTTGCTGCGGCAGAAGGTCTAACTGTTCCGGAACGCGTATAA
- the fliF gene encoding flagellar basal-body MS-ring/collar protein FliF, translating into MNERIAQYRDKASQYWNSFSKKQKVLFISTFLFLILAAVVLTMQLSKTEYEVAFTDLNASDSAGVISYLDSSSIPYKLSSDGKTISVPSTSVAIAKVNVGSQGIIQNGSLGYKSFEESSSPIGMTDKEFDVKYNNAINGEVEQLLQRMQGIQDAKVLVNMPKDNIFAGLEEQDKASASVALQFKPGYHPNQAAVDGYFNLVKTAIPNLPVENITITNTDEAELIPTARGGSGGLSSEVQENMALQKKFENDVRNNVKQFLSQIVGEDKVNVLVASKLNFDKETRKENLVTPVDVDNMKGIEISVQEIQKSYTGASNPTGGVAGTGQEEVPGYPSSDATGNSTSEESSSTINYDVNRIAKDIISSPYTVKDLTINVAVEPPNGETELQGPVQDAIENILVNIVRASLADSGTVISDADLTKKVSVMSQGFQSASADNTGFQLSSTMMWGGGALIAALIAAVVILLVRRRRKQNEVEEEEIPLPIATEFPSITLDSVTNESQVRKQLESLAKKKPDEFVNLLRTWLADE; encoded by the coding sequence GTGAATGAGAGAATCGCCCAGTACAGGGATAAGGCATCCCAGTATTGGAATAGTTTTAGCAAAAAGCAAAAAGTATTATTTATATCCACCTTCCTGTTTCTGATTTTGGCTGCAGTTGTGCTCACGATGCAATTGTCCAAGACGGAATATGAAGTTGCTTTTACAGATTTGAATGCAAGTGATTCAGCGGGCGTGATCAGTTATCTAGATTCATCTAGCATTCCATACAAATTAAGTTCAGATGGCAAGACCATATCCGTACCGAGTACAAGTGTTGCAATTGCAAAGGTCAATGTTGGATCTCAAGGGATTATTCAGAATGGTTCATTAGGGTATAAGTCATTCGAGGAGTCATCATCACCTATCGGGATGACAGATAAAGAGTTTGATGTAAAGTACAACAACGCTATAAACGGAGAAGTTGAACAGTTACTTCAGCGGATGCAAGGAATACAGGATGCTAAAGTACTCGTTAATATGCCGAAAGATAACATTTTTGCTGGTTTAGAAGAACAAGACAAAGCTTCAGCATCGGTAGCTCTCCAATTCAAACCGGGTTATCACCCAAATCAGGCAGCGGTAGATGGCTACTTTAACTTGGTTAAGACTGCAATTCCTAATCTGCCTGTTGAGAACATCACGATTACGAACACAGATGAAGCAGAATTGATTCCAACTGCCCGAGGTGGCAGTGGCGGGTTGTCTTCCGAAGTTCAAGAAAACATGGCATTACAGAAAAAGTTTGAAAACGATGTCCGGAATAACGTAAAGCAATTCCTTTCCCAGATTGTAGGGGAGGACAAAGTTAATGTTTTGGTAGCCTCCAAGCTTAATTTTGACAAAGAAACACGTAAGGAAAATCTGGTCACACCTGTTGATGTAGATAATATGAAAGGCATCGAGATCAGTGTGCAGGAGATTCAAAAGAGCTACACTGGCGCAAGCAACCCAACAGGTGGTGTTGCTGGCACAGGACAAGAGGAAGTTCCGGGTTACCCATCATCTGATGCAACCGGTAATTCTACCTCTGAAGAATCATCAAGCACTATAAACTACGATGTTAATCGAATCGCCAAGGATATCATTTCCAGTCCATATACTGTAAAAGACTTAACCATTAACGTTGCAGTTGAACCACCGAATGGAGAAACAGAATTACAGGGACCGGTTCAGGACGCAATTGAGAACATTTTGGTTAACATTGTTCGTGCTTCACTGGCAGACTCAGGCACTGTAATAAGTGACGCCGATCTGACAAAGAAAGTTTCAGTCATGTCACAAGGATTCCAGTCTGCCTCTGCAGACAATACAGGTTTCCAGCTCTCCTCAACGATGATGTGGGGTGGGGGCGCACTCATAGCGGCATTGATCGCAGCGGTAGTTATTTTGTTAGTACGCCGTCGCCGCAAACAAAACGAAGTCGAAGAAGAAGAGATTCCTCTTCCAATAGCAACAGAGTTCCCGTCCATTACGCTGGACAGTGTAACGAACGAAAGTCAGGTGCGCAAACAATTGGAGAGTTTGGCCAAGAAAAAGCCAGACGAATTCGTCAATCTGCTGCGTACATGGCTGGCTGACGAATAG
- a CDS encoding FliH/SctL family protein, with amino-acid sequence MSNLIKSFQYVPVDDRKKLENHHHYGGAEESETELYGDSAEGSEAETLQARVDEETQRLTAEMLEDAKEFAEKQVREASEEAERMLQEAREQIDSWWQEQRQQDEHLTEALRSQGFQQGFDEGKVQAELDLQVQIEKMMIEAQEVLKEAYVAKDQIIQEAEPFLVELACGIAEKVIDKQLTIEPDHTLELIRQSLSRKREQGLITLCVAPDQFTFVQAAREELSLSIDSQAELQILPDSTVKDKGCVIRSSFGSVDARIDTQLAEIKKELVRIALEDEERRNQHEGS; translated from the coding sequence TTGTCTAATTTGATTAAATCTTTCCAGTATGTACCGGTTGATGACCGCAAAAAACTTGAAAATCACCATCATTATGGTGGTGCTGAGGAGTCTGAAACGGAATTATACGGTGATAGTGCTGAAGGTTCTGAGGCAGAAACGCTTCAAGCACGCGTGGACGAAGAAACACAACGTCTTACCGCAGAAATGCTGGAAGATGCCAAGGAGTTTGCAGAAAAGCAAGTACGTGAAGCTTCAGAAGAGGCAGAGCGCATGCTTCAAGAGGCCCGTGAACAGATCGACAGCTGGTGGCAGGAACAACGACAACAGGATGAACATCTGACAGAAGCGCTACGTTCACAAGGTTTTCAACAGGGTTTTGATGAAGGCAAAGTACAAGCTGAACTGGATCTCCAGGTGCAGATCGAAAAGATGATGATTGAAGCCCAGGAAGTGCTCAAGGAAGCTTATGTAGCTAAAGATCAGATCATTCAGGAAGCTGAACCATTCCTCGTGGAGCTCGCTTGCGGGATCGCTGAGAAAGTCATTGATAAGCAACTTACCATTGAACCCGATCATACATTGGAACTGATTCGTCAGAGTTTGTCACGTAAACGGGAGCAGGGTTTGATCACACTCTGTGTGGCACCTGATCAGTTTACATTTGTACAGGCAGCTCGTGAAGAATTGTCTCTGTCTATTGACTCTCAGGCAGAATTGCAAATTTTGCCTGATTCAACGGTCAAAGATAAGGGATGTGTCATTCGTTCTTCGTTTGGAAGTGTAGATGCGAGAATTGATACACAGCTTGCTGAGATTAAAAAAGAACTGGTCCGCATAGCACTTGAGGATGAGGAGCGAAGAAAT
- the flgC gene encoding flagellar basal body rod protein FlgC produces MNISNSFSISSSALTAQRLRMDVISSNIANAETTRASVSNGEAVPYKRKMVVLEPNKTSFGTMLQNQMRGSGSGDGVRVTEIREDQSPLKPVYDPSHPDANAEGYVFMPNVDIAKEMVDMISASRSYEANVTALNSTKAMISKALEIGR; encoded by the coding sequence TTGAACATTAGTAATAGTTTTAGTATCAGTAGCTCAGCTCTGACAGCCCAACGGTTGCGGATGGACGTTATATCTTCCAACATTGCCAACGCAGAGACGACGCGCGCGAGCGTATCCAATGGTGAAGCGGTCCCTTACAAACGTAAAATGGTTGTGCTTGAGCCGAATAAAACGTCATTTGGTACGATGCTGCAAAATCAGATGAGAGGTAGCGGTTCAGGAGATGGCGTGAGAGTAACGGAGATTCGCGAGGATCAGTCACCTTTGAAGCCTGTGTATGACCCTTCTCATCCGGATGCCAATGCAGAAGGATATGTATTTATGCCTAATGTGGATATTGCGAAAGAAATGGTCGACATGATTTCTGCTTCCCGTTCCTATGAAGCTAACGTAACAGCACTGAATTCAACCAAAGCAATGATCTCCAAAGCTTTGGAGATTGGAAGATAA
- the flgB gene encoding flagellar basal body rod protein FlgB, translating to MNLLNDISFKRLQGALDASNIRQRTIADNIANADTPYFKRSNVSFEEMLQGQMNGDMPVLKGKVTDARHFVIGPSSSVPTPVVNMDQSTSMNNNENNVDIDREMSLLAENQLRYNAYIQQVNEQIKIMRVGVEGR from the coding sequence GTGAATCTTTTAAACGATATCAGTTTTAAAAGATTGCAAGGTGCACTCGATGCGTCCAATATCAGACAAAGAACGATTGCTGACAACATCGCGAACGCCGATACCCCGTATTTCAAGCGCTCGAACGTTTCTTTTGAAGAAATGTTACAAGGGCAAATGAATGGAGATATGCCTGTTCTTAAGGGTAAAGTAACTGATGCAAGGCATTTTGTCATAGGTCCTTCCTCTTCCGTACCAACGCCAGTAGTTAATATGGACCAGTCAACCTCCATGAATAACAACGAAAACAATGTCGATATAGACAGAGAAATGAGTCTTCTGGCGGAGAATCAGTTGCGTTATAACGCTTATATTCAGCAAGTGAACGAACAAATTAAAATCATGCGTGTTGGCGTGGAAGGGAGATAA
- the hslU gene encoding ATP-dependent protease ATPase subunit HslU, with protein sequence MNTQALTPRQIVAELDKYIVGQKKAKKSVAVALRNRYRRSLLPEHTQDDIVPKNILMIGPTGVGKTEIARRLAKLVGAPFVKVEATKFTEVGYVGRDVESMVRDLIETSLRMVKLERTEKVKDKAEEAANERIVHILAPSQSKSKSQRNPFEMIFGNNGNNVQEQDEPEPDTGVAERRRKIKFDLLSGKLEDDIIEIDVEDTAPNMMDMFAGQGNDQMGMNMQEMFGSLLPRRTKKRKLAIKEARKVLIQEEAGKLIDMDDVTQESIRRAEQTGIIFIDEIDKVASQGRGSGPDVSREGVQRDILPIVEGSTVMTKYGPVKTDYILFMAAGAFHVAKPSDLIPELQGRFPIRVELSSLTLEEFVSILTEPQNALTKQYVDLLRTENIEIEFSDEAIREIAKLAESVNQNTENIGARRLHTILEKLLEDLSFEAPELTLERMVITPEYVREKLNDIALDRDLSQYIL encoded by the coding sequence ATGAATACTCAAGCGTTAACACCGAGACAGATTGTTGCAGAGCTTGACAAGTATATTGTAGGTCAAAAGAAAGCTAAAAAATCGGTAGCTGTAGCCCTTCGTAATCGTTATCGGCGTAGCCTTTTGCCTGAGCACACTCAGGACGACATTGTGCCTAAAAATATCTTGATGATTGGACCTACCGGTGTGGGTAAAACGGAAATCGCCCGTCGCCTTGCTAAACTGGTAGGTGCGCCATTTGTGAAAGTGGAAGCTACCAAGTTCACTGAAGTAGGTTACGTTGGCCGTGACGTTGAATCGATGGTGCGTGATCTGATTGAGACATCACTGCGGATGGTGAAGCTGGAGCGGACTGAAAAAGTGAAGGACAAAGCTGAAGAAGCTGCCAATGAGCGAATTGTACATATTTTGGCTCCTTCACAGTCTAAGTCCAAGAGTCAGCGTAATCCCTTTGAGATGATCTTTGGTAATAATGGCAACAACGTTCAGGAACAGGATGAGCCAGAACCGGATACCGGGGTTGCCGAACGCCGCCGTAAGATCAAGTTTGATCTGTTGTCCGGCAAGTTGGAGGATGACATCATTGAGATTGATGTCGAAGACACTGCGCCTAACATGATGGACATGTTTGCTGGTCAAGGTAATGATCAGATGGGCATGAATATGCAGGAGATGTTTGGCAGCCTCTTACCTCGTCGTACGAAAAAGCGCAAGCTCGCTATTAAAGAAGCGCGCAAAGTGTTGATCCAGGAAGAAGCAGGAAAATTGATCGATATGGATGATGTTACACAAGAATCCATTCGTCGAGCAGAGCAGACAGGTATCATTTTCATCGATGAAATTGACAAGGTCGCCAGTCAAGGGCGCGGTAGTGGTCCTGATGTATCCCGTGAGGGTGTGCAACGTGACATACTGCCTATCGTAGAGGGCTCTACAGTAATGACGAAATATGGCCCTGTCAAAACGGATTATATTCTGTTTATGGCAGCTGGCGCATTCCATGTCGCCAAACCCTCTGATTTGATTCCTGAGCTTCAGGGACGCTTCCCAATTCGTGTGGAACTAAGCAGTCTAACACTGGAGGAGTTTGTATCCATTCTGACTGAACCCCAAAATGCACTGACCAAGCAGTATGTTGATCTGTTGCGCACAGAGAATATTGAAATCGAGTTCTCGGATGAGGCCATTCGCGAGATTGCCAAATTGGCTGAATCCGTCAATCAAAATACAGAAAATATAGGTGCTCGTCGATTGCATACGATTCTTGAAAAGCTTTTGGAGGATTTATCCTTTGAGGCACCTGAGCTTACATTGGAACGTATGGTGATTACTCCGGAGTATGTCCGTGAGAAATTGAATGATATTGCACTTGATCGTGATTTAAGTCAGTATATCCTGTGA
- the fliE gene encoding flagellar hook-basal body complex protein FliE, with protein MIQNNMFSTQGIQPLQMKSATESKPSTPAETIQSFGTYLQNALGSVAAQEAQSHEMSNQFLVGKANVDQVMIASEQALLSLQLTTQVRNKVVEAYQEVMRTQL; from the coding sequence ATGATTCAGAACAACATGTTTAGCACACAGGGGATACAACCGCTACAGATGAAGAGTGCAACCGAAAGTAAGCCTTCTACACCAGCCGAAACCATTCAGAGCTTCGGTACATACTTACAGAATGCATTAGGGTCCGTTGCAGCACAGGAGGCTCAATCGCATGAAATGTCGAATCAATTTTTGGTCGGCAAAGCGAATGTGGATCAAGTGATGATTGCTTCAGAACAGGCCTTGTTAAGCCTACAACTCACAACTCAAGTCCGAAACAAAGTGGTTGAAGCATACCAGGAAGTTATGCGAACGCAGTTATAA
- the hslV gene encoding ATP-dependent protease subunit HslV, whose translation MDMSFHATTICAVRHNGKAAIAGDGQVTMGQSVVMKNTAKKVRRLYRGQVVAGFAGSVADAITLFEKFEGKLEEHHGNLQRAAVELAKDWRQDRILRKLEALLIVMDKSGMLLISGGGEIIEPDDDVIAIGSGGNFALSAARALKRHAVNLEAKDIARESLQIASELCVYTNNNIIVEEL comes from the coding sequence ATGGATATGTCATTTCATGCTACAACGATCTGTGCTGTTCGTCATAATGGTAAGGCTGCAATCGCAGGAGATGGTCAGGTGACCATGGGCCAAAGCGTTGTGATGAAGAATACAGCCAAGAAGGTAAGACGTTTGTACCGCGGACAGGTTGTTGCTGGCTTTGCTGGTTCTGTGGCGGATGCGATCACCCTGTTTGAGAAATTCGAAGGTAAGCTGGAGGAGCACCATGGTAACTTGCAGCGTGCTGCTGTAGAACTTGCCAAGGATTGGCGTCAGGATCGGATCTTGCGTAAGCTTGAGGCTCTCTTGATTGTGATGGACAAATCAGGTATGCTGCTCATTTCAGGCGGCGGGGAGATTATCGAACCGGATGATGACGTTATTGCTATTGGATCAGGTGGAAACTTTGCCTTATCTGCTGCGCGTGCGTTGAAACGTCATGCAGTAAACCTGGAAGCGAAAGATATTGCGCGTGAATCACTTCAGATTGCCTCGGAGTTATGTGTATATACTAATAATAATATTATTGTAGAAGAGTTATAA
- the fliG gene encoding flagellar motor switch protein FliG, translating into MAKASSQGLTGKQKAAILLITLGPEVSAQIFKHLRDEEIEQLTLEIANVRKVDSSEKDMIMAEFHQICLAQEYISQGGINYAREILEKALGSSKALEVINRLTATLQVRPFDFARKADPNQILNFIQNESPQTIALVLSYLQFEQAAAILSSLPQEKQADVARRVAVMDSTSPEVISQVERVLEQKLSSTVTQDYTNAGGIESIVQILNGVDRGTERTILDSLEIQDPELAEEIKKRMFVFEDIVNVDDRSIQRIIRDIDNADLQLALKVASEEVRDAVFRNMSKRMSETFKEEMEFMGPVRLRDVEEAQTRIVGTIRRLEEAGEIIIARGGGDDIIV; encoded by the coding sequence TTGGCAAAGGCAAGCAGTCAAGGTTTGACTGGCAAACAAAAAGCAGCAATATTGTTGATTACATTAGGTCCGGAAGTATCGGCTCAGATCTTCAAACATCTGCGTGATGAGGAGATTGAGCAACTTACGTTGGAGATTGCCAACGTTCGCAAAGTTGATTCTTCCGAAAAGGATATGATCATGGCCGAGTTTCACCAGATCTGTCTGGCGCAGGAATATATCTCTCAGGGCGGTATCAATTACGCCAGAGAAATCCTGGAGAAAGCTCTGGGTTCATCAAAAGCACTTGAAGTCATTAATCGTTTGACAGCTACGCTGCAAGTCAGACCATTTGACTTTGCGCGCAAAGCAGATCCGAATCAAATTTTGAACTTTATTCAGAATGAAAGCCCGCAAACGATTGCCCTGGTTCTGTCTTACCTGCAATTCGAACAGGCAGCAGCGATTCTATCATCCTTGCCACAAGAGAAACAGGCAGATGTCGCTCGCCGGGTGGCTGTTATGGATAGTACTTCGCCAGAAGTTATCTCTCAAGTGGAGCGGGTTCTGGAACAGAAGTTATCTTCTACCGTAACGCAGGATTACACCAATGCGGGTGGTATCGAATCGATCGTTCAGATTCTGAACGGAGTCGATCGGGGTACAGAGCGTACCATTTTGGACTCGCTTGAAATTCAGGATCCAGAGCTTGCAGAGGAAATCAAAAAACGTATGTTTGTATTCGAAGATATCGTCAATGTGGATGATCGTTCGATCCAGCGTATTATCCGGGATATCGACAACGCAGATCTGCAACTCGCACTCAAGGTGGCAAGCGAAGAGGTTCGGGATGCTGTGTTCCGGAACATGTCGAAGCGGATGTCCGAAACATTCAAAGAAGAGATGGAGTTCATGGGGCCTGTGCGATTGCGTGATGTTGAGGAAGCTCAGACACGTATTGTAGGAACGATACGGAGATTGGAAGAAGCCGGTGAGATCATTATCGCACGCGGTGGAGGAGATGATATCATTGTCTAA